The region GATCGGGAAGAGGCTGTCCCGGTTCTTGACGCGATCGGGGTTGGTGGCGTAGTCCGGGTGCGTGCAGATCTCCGCGAGGTCGAGGAGCTCGCAGAAGGTGCGCCAGAGCCGGTCGTTGCCGACGGCGACGGTGATCCAGCGGTCGCTCGCCCTGAACGTCTCGTACGGGCAGATGGTGGGGTGGCGGTTGCCGATCCGCGCGGGCGAAACGCCGGTCATGAAGAAGATCCCCGCCTGGAAGGTGAGGAGTGAGAGCTGCGCGTCGAACATCGCCACGTCCACGAGCTGTCCGCGTCCCGTCCGCTCGCGCGCGTAGAGGGCGAGGAGGATCCCCTGCACGGCGTAGAGACCCGCGACGAGGTCCGCCTGCGAGACGCCGGTCTTGCACGGCGGCCCGTCGGGGTCCCCGGTGAGGCTCATGATCCCGCCGAGCCCCTGCACGGCGAGGTCGTAGCCGGGGCGCGAGGCCCAGGGGCCGGTCTGGCCGAACCCCGAGACGGAGGCGTAGACGAGGCGCGGATTGATCTTCGAGACGGCGTCGTAACCGAAGCCGAGCTTCTCCAGCGTGCCGGGGCGGAAGTTCTCCACCAGCACGTCGGAGCGGGCGATCAGGCGGCGGACGACCTCGCG is a window of Chlamydiota bacterium DNA encoding:
- a CDS encoding CoA transferase; its protein translation is MKPLERIRVLDFTRVLAGPFCTMILGDMGAEVVKIEQPGKGDDTRAFGPPFDRGESAYFLSVNRGKKSVTLDLKSAAGREVVRRLIARSDVLVENFRPGTLEKLGFGYDAVSKINPRLVYASVSGFGQTGPWASRPGYDLAVQGLGGIMSLTGDPDGPPCKTGVSQADLVAGLYAVQGILLALYARERTGRGQLVDVAMFDAQLSLLTFQAGIFFMTGVSPARIGNRHPTICPYETFRASDRWITVAVGNDRLWRTFCELLDLAEICTHPDYATNPDRVKNRDSLFPIIQEVIRERDSAHWLALFERHGIPSGPILSVRESLAQPQAAAREMVATVSHPSLGPLAQTGIPVKLSETPGAVETPPPRLGEHTAEILSSLGFTGDEIETMRASGTV